The following proteins come from a genomic window of Corynebacterium sp. P4-C1:
- a CDS encoding DNA methyltransferase, whose amino-acid sequence MAAYDSILNVDEWISDHYLTTDETKGESFTKRVKNRTKEWSELENETGTLSPAKRFQQYRGDLQKAFATNANADKTDSLIRTAFGFGAPERKTYTRAGEELTYDGWHGNAGTLIVVSAALAADSDGGEENGADDNATDVTEDTLISLPVAGGVTPAGKESQPIKVSKLIGDLFLSQDPPEFVVVIAGTWVLLAERESWPLGRYLAVNLQLAVERNDAKKAGELERIAVILARENLERAADGTTWWAETREESQQHAVKVSGDLRDAVRESIEIIGNDVLDRRREQDLPIDTIDGNELARQSLRYLYRILFLLFAEASPELAILPTGAPEYVDGYGLDRLRDQILNPPVTDKARRGTHLYDSLQLLFTQVNEGHDPLETPSADADAQNEGLNFRNLEADLFKSEATSLIDDTKLSNAALTQVLQNLLLSKVSAGKDRGFISYATLGVTELGQVYEGLMSYHGFIAQEDLYEVAPKGDASKGSWVLPTHAADTVPQDSFVMETKQMEEGGTSKVRREHPAGSFVFRQSSRDRERSASFYTPQVLTEFTVGQAIEVLQEEGRITSSEDVLSLTICEPAMGSGAFAVEAARQLAELYLKLREDELDTQVEPEQRTIELQKVKAHIALHQVYGVDLNPTAVELAEISLWLDTMTSQLKAPWFGLHLRRGSSLIGALRSTYSTAQLKKREWLTAVPRRESVQNLAEAIDAGEPRDINAAGRIHQFLLPSATWGDAADAKDLKALAADEIAAMKTWKKSVTGKVPTKQQAKKLTNLAARVESLWAITLSKMRIAEDQIRRDIDLWGRDTEHTAKNVRREQIEQELLHDAEGAYLRLRLVMDAWNALTFWPLTEADQLPDLDEWLAALTDLLGVDTQARDTNQIRLASATNWDELVELERTEIGLSGARAVDTVLANHPWLRVVQSVAADQGFFHWDLDFAAVFARGGFDLQVGNPPWVRPRTDLDALYSEADPWFSLAHKPTQAVKNERRQQRNDDEATRETVYRGLSESVATAAVLTDVTRYPHLVGQQPDLYRGFMERTWCNASEDGVASFIHPESHFTEKKAAPLRRGAYLRLRRHWQFNNELKLFDIDNHVTYGVHLYGHLRTSPKFHNAASLYHPATVQESLSHNGAGELPGLKDDSGNWDLRPHRDRIQTVNLNALDVWHSILEDESVPAIESRMVYTVNTAAAAVLEKLAAAPRIRELGLQFSRGWDESIDKKKGYFDTGWAHPDSWDDVIFQGPHLGVATPMIKQPNPGLKSNKDWFEIDIEAMPADFIPATAYQPDRLKQSDYDSDYPTFRFGDELKSAKSLFRVAWREMAATTGFRTLYPALIPPGSAHVHAVNSCAAESNEGIASAGTVMSSLLADYVVRSAGSAHIPNAIIRAIPLPADSPLMKEARNLYLRLNCLTEAYASLWEEVMGEAWDVDKPLRKDEERRTAQVEIDAIVALSLGVTADELCMIYRTQFPVMRRYGQEDRFDANGRKVPKGIVKADAKLKDGAELSVADRTWVHPQSGVEYVYEYPFRQLDREADMREAYARFEGMG is encoded by the coding sequence ATGGCTGCATACGATTCCATCCTCAATGTCGACGAGTGGATCAGCGACCACTACCTCACCACCGACGAGACCAAAGGCGAGTCCTTCACCAAACGCGTGAAAAACCGCACCAAGGAATGGTCGGAGCTGGAAAACGAAACCGGAACACTCTCGCCTGCTAAGCGCTTCCAGCAGTACCGCGGTGATCTGCAAAAGGCTTTCGCAACAAACGCCAATGCCGACAAGACCGATTCACTGATCCGCACCGCATTCGGGTTCGGCGCGCCAGAGCGTAAGACCTACACGCGCGCCGGCGAAGAGCTGACCTACGACGGCTGGCACGGCAACGCCGGCACCTTGATCGTCGTCAGCGCAGCACTCGCAGCCGACAGCGATGGCGGGGAAGAAAACGGAGCAGACGATAACGCCACCGACGTCACCGAAGATACTCTCATTTCCCTCCCGGTCGCTGGGGGAGTGACCCCGGCGGGTAAGGAATCGCAGCCCATCAAGGTGTCGAAGCTCATCGGTGATCTGTTTCTCTCGCAGGACCCGCCAGAATTCGTCGTGGTCATTGCGGGAACGTGGGTGCTTCTGGCAGAGCGGGAATCGTGGCCGCTTGGCCGCTACCTGGCGGTGAACCTGCAGCTGGCCGTCGAGCGTAACGATGCGAAGAAAGCCGGCGAGCTCGAGCGCATTGCAGTCATCCTCGCCCGGGAAAACCTTGAGCGCGCCGCCGACGGCACCACGTGGTGGGCCGAGACCCGCGAGGAATCTCAGCAGCACGCGGTGAAGGTCTCCGGCGACCTGCGCGACGCGGTGCGCGAATCCATCGAGATCATCGGCAATGACGTGCTGGACCGCCGCCGGGAGCAGGACCTGCCCATCGACACTATCGACGGCAACGAGCTCGCCCGCCAATCTCTGCGCTACCTTTACCGCATCCTCTTCCTGCTCTTTGCGGAGGCTTCCCCGGAACTTGCCATCCTGCCCACCGGCGCACCCGAGTACGTCGATGGCTACGGCCTAGACCGCCTCCGCGACCAGATCCTCAACCCTCCCGTCACCGATAAAGCTCGTCGCGGCACACACCTCTACGACTCGCTGCAGCTCCTTTTCACACAGGTCAACGAGGGCCACGACCCGCTCGAGACACCAAGCGCCGACGCGGATGCGCAGAACGAGGGCCTGAACTTCCGCAACTTGGAAGCAGACTTGTTCAAAAGCGAAGCGACTTCGCTTATCGACGACACCAAGCTCTCCAACGCCGCCCTCACCCAAGTGCTGCAGAACCTCCTTTTGTCCAAGGTCTCAGCCGGCAAGGACCGCGGGTTCATCTCCTATGCCACGCTCGGCGTGACCGAGCTGGGCCAAGTGTATGAGGGCCTGATGTCCTACCACGGTTTCATCGCCCAAGAGGACCTGTACGAGGTCGCGCCGAAGGGCGACGCCTCCAAGGGTTCCTGGGTGCTTCCCACCCACGCCGCTGACACGGTCCCGCAGGACAGCTTCGTCATGGAGACCAAGCAGATGGAGGAAGGCGGCACCTCCAAGGTGCGCCGCGAACACCCGGCTGGCTCGTTCGTGTTCCGCCAGTCCAGCCGCGACCGGGAACGCTCCGCGTCCTTTTACACCCCGCAGGTGCTCACCGAGTTCACCGTGGGACAGGCCATCGAGGTCCTGCAGGAGGAAGGCCGCATCACCTCTTCCGAGGACGTGCTCAGCCTGACCATCTGCGAGCCCGCCATGGGCTCCGGCGCCTTCGCCGTGGAGGCCGCACGCCAACTCGCGGAGCTCTACCTCAAGCTGCGAGAGGACGAACTGGACACCCAGGTCGAACCTGAGCAGCGCACGATCGAACTACAAAAGGTCAAGGCCCACATCGCCCTGCACCAGGTGTACGGCGTGGACCTGAACCCCACCGCGGTGGAGCTCGCCGAGATCTCCCTGTGGCTAGACACCATGACCAGCCAGCTCAAAGCCCCGTGGTTCGGCCTCCACCTGCGGCGCGGTAGCTCACTCATCGGTGCACTGCGCTCCACGTACTCCACAGCCCAGCTGAAGAAGCGCGAGTGGCTCACCGCCGTCCCGCGCCGGGAGTCCGTCCAGAACCTCGCCGAAGCTATCGACGCTGGCGAGCCCCGCGACATCAACGCCGCCGGCCGCATCCACCAGTTCCTCCTGCCTTCTGCCACCTGGGGCGATGCTGCCGACGCGAAGGACCTGAAAGCCCTCGCCGCCGACGAGATCGCCGCCATGAAGACGTGGAAGAAATCCGTCACCGGCAAGGTGCCTACCAAGCAGCAAGCGAAGAAACTGACCAACCTCGCCGCCCGCGTGGAGTCCCTGTGGGCCATCACGCTGTCCAAAATGCGCATTGCGGAAGACCAGATCCGCCGCGATATTGACCTCTGGGGCCGGGACACCGAACACACCGCGAAGAATGTGCGCCGCGAGCAAATCGAGCAAGAATTGCTACACGACGCTGAAGGTGCCTACCTCCGCCTCCGCCTCGTCATGGACGCATGGAACGCGCTGACCTTCTGGCCACTAACCGAAGCGGACCAGTTGCCCGATCTCGACGAGTGGCTCGCCGCACTCACCGACCTCCTCGGCGTGGACACCCAGGCCCGCGACACCAACCAGATCCGCCTGGCCAGCGCCACCAACTGGGACGAACTGGTGGAGCTGGAACGCACCGAGATCGGCCTTTCCGGCGCCCGCGCCGTGGACACTGTGCTTGCGAACCACCCGTGGTTGCGCGTTGTGCAGTCCGTCGCCGCCGACCAAGGCTTCTTCCACTGGGACCTTGACTTCGCGGCCGTCTTCGCTCGCGGCGGCTTCGACCTGCAGGTGGGTAACCCGCCGTGGGTGCGGCCGCGTACGGACCTAGATGCGTTGTATTCCGAGGCAGACCCGTGGTTCTCATTGGCGCACAAGCCTACCCAGGCCGTGAAGAACGAGCGACGTCAGCAACGGAACGACGATGAAGCGACCCGCGAGACGGTTTACCGCGGCCTCAGTGAATCTGTAGCGACAGCCGCGGTACTCACGGACGTCACCCGTTACCCGCACCTCGTCGGCCAACAACCCGATCTCTACCGAGGGTTCATGGAGCGCACGTGGTGCAATGCGTCGGAAGATGGTGTGGCCTCATTTATCCATCCTGAGTCTCACTTCACCGAGAAGAAGGCTGCGCCTCTACGTCGGGGTGCGTACTTGCGTTTGCGACGTCACTGGCAGTTCAACAACGAGCTCAAGTTGTTCGACATCGATAATCACGTCACCTACGGGGTTCATCTTTATGGGCACCTCAGAACCTCCCCGAAGTTCCACAACGCCGCTTCGTTGTACCACCCAGCGACCGTGCAAGAGTCTCTCTCCCACAACGGCGCCGGTGAGCTTCCTGGACTGAAGGATGACTCTGGAAATTGGGACCTACGACCACACCGTGATCGCATTCAGACGGTTAATCTCAATGCGCTTGATGTGTGGCACTCCATTCTTGAGGACGAATCGGTTCCAGCCATCGAATCCCGCATGGTTTACACCGTGAACACCGCAGCAGCGGCTGTGCTCGAGAAGCTTGCTGCTGCGCCGCGCATCCGCGAACTCGGACTTCAGTTCTCCAGGGGATGGGACGAATCCATTGACAAGAAGAAAGGCTACTTCGACACGGGATGGGCGCACCCGGATTCATGGGACGACGTGATCTTCCAAGGGCCGCACCTTGGTGTTGCGACCCCAATGATTAAGCAGCCGAACCCTGGCTTAAAGAGCAACAAAGATTGGTTCGAGATCGATATCGAAGCAATGCCCGCCGATTTCATTCCTGCGACGGCCTACCAGCCTGACCGACTTAAACAATCAGATTACGATTCCGATTACCCGACGTTTCGGTTCGGCGACGAATTGAAATCGGCGAAGAGCTTATTCCGGGTTGCTTGGCGGGAGATGGCAGCTACTACCGGTTTTCGTACTCTGTATCCAGCCTTGATTCCTCCAGGGTCTGCCCATGTGCATGCGGTGAACTCATGCGCAGCGGAATCGAACGAAGGGATAGCTTCGGCTGGGACAGTGATGAGCTCGTTGCTTGCTGACTATGTCGTTCGCTCCGCCGGTTCCGCACATATCCCAAATGCGATCATTCGGGCGATTCCTTTACCTGCCGACAGTCCATTGATGAAGGAGGCTCGGAATCTCTACCTCCGGCTCAACTGCCTCACCGAGGCATATGCGTCTTTGTGGGAGGAGGTGATGGGGGAGGCGTGGGACGTCGATAAGCCTCTGCGAAAGGATGAGGAGCGCCGGACTGCGCAGGTGGAAATTGATGCGATTGTGGCGTTGTCGTTGGGTGTGACGGCCGATGAGTTGTGCATGATTTACCGGACGCAGTTTCCGGTTATGCGGCGTTATGGCCAGGAGGATCGGTTTGATGCGAATGGTCGGAAGGTGCCGAAGGGGATTGTGAAGGCGGACGCGAAGTTGAAGGACGGTGCGGAGTTGTCGGTGGCGGATCGGACGTGGGTGCATCCGCAGTCGGGTGTGGAGTACGTATACGAGTATCCGTTTAGGCAGTTGGACCGGGAGGCGGATATGCGGGAGGCGTATGCGCGGTTTGAGGGGATGGGTTAA
- a CDS encoding DEAD/DEAH box helicase, with the protein MPTSAPSTAFAPGLMVRVRDELWLITSVTQSVDGYLLKVRGLSDYVRDTTASFYTAIDDVEVFDPAKVEVVPDHSPGYRTTRLWLETTLRQTPVPLYQAELSVAEQMLMDPLDYQLTAVKKALSDDNLRPRVLIADAVGLGKTLEIGMILAELIRRGRGDRILVVTPKHIMEQFQQEMWSRFAIPLVRLDSAGIQRVRRILPSSRNPFTYFSRVIVSMDTLKSPKYRAQLEKVRWDAVVIDEIHNATNVGTQNNELARTLAPTTEALLLASATPHNGDPESFKEILRLLDPTAVMPDGTIDKDAVRRLLIRRHRHSDEVATVVGEKWAVRKDPLNIPVEASKEENAVAAELEATWIHPDDGQIPAQDRLFPWTLVKAFLSSPAALEETISNRLKRIPTSEKVQREALERLHELNSKVTRQNSNKYAALINYLTEIGVGKKSDTRAVIFSERVATLTWLQENLTKDLKMPKDSIAVMHGGLSDEEQMRLVDEFKREDSKLRILVTGDVASEGVNLHTLCHHLVHYDIPWSLIRIQQRNGRIDRYGQTESPQITALLLDTAQGGYVGELHVLQKLIEREHQAHEILGDVGSLIGQHSVKGEEDEIRKIIQNQAGFDEVVKAPEQIAEETAESEEDLLDQWMAGFGLELDEDGNFDPAASNNAFIDTASASAGGIRGSLYTSEVAYLEDALSEAFRGAPEKDLAANGVGYVRHQNQVAELTPPEDLRRRLEVLPQDYLADRKVRECFQLATNIDVGNEVMRRARTGQDGSTWPKAHFLGPLHPVTDWATDRALASLSAGQITAISGDVPAPTVLLMATLTNKRGQVVSRAFVAMMDGMIPQDVPDPITWLRGVGLTERAINPGTLTLPDNAQELIAQSVQVASGQLQPMMSAARAHAHDRIGYWVQRAENWDQAKEDVTKTAKVGRSASLISEEKSLISSLEPDRELIRPLVLILPADTNAEPHADTN; encoded by the coding sequence ATGCCTACTTCTGCACCGTCAACTGCATTCGCACCAGGCCTCATGGTCCGTGTGCGCGATGAGCTGTGGCTAATCACTAGCGTGACCCAGTCTGTCGACGGCTACCTGCTCAAGGTGCGTGGCCTGTCCGATTATGTGCGTGACACCACGGCGAGCTTCTACACAGCGATCGACGATGTAGAGGTCTTCGACCCCGCCAAGGTCGAGGTGGTGCCGGACCACTCGCCGGGCTACCGCACCACGCGTCTGTGGTTGGAGACGACACTGCGCCAAACCCCGGTTCCGCTGTACCAAGCAGAGCTCTCCGTCGCGGAGCAGATGCTCATGGATCCGCTGGATTACCAGCTCACCGCGGTAAAGAAGGCCCTGTCCGACGACAACCTCCGCCCCCGCGTCCTCATCGCCGATGCCGTTGGTCTGGGCAAGACCCTCGAGATCGGCATGATTCTCGCGGAGCTGATCCGCCGCGGCCGCGGGGACCGCATCCTCGTGGTCACACCGAAGCACATCATGGAGCAGTTCCAGCAAGAGATGTGGTCCCGCTTCGCTATTCCGCTGGTCCGCCTCGACTCGGCTGGGATCCAGCGTGTCCGTCGAATCCTGCCGTCGAGCCGGAACCCGTTCACCTACTTTTCCCGCGTGATTGTCTCGATGGACACGCTCAAGAGTCCGAAGTATCGCGCACAGTTGGAAAAGGTCCGCTGGGATGCGGTGGTCATCGACGAAATCCACAACGCCACCAATGTGGGCACGCAGAACAACGAGCTTGCCCGCACTCTGGCCCCGACGACTGAAGCACTCCTCCTCGCATCGGCGACACCGCACAATGGTGATCCCGAGTCCTTCAAGGAGATTCTCCGCTTGCTGGACCCGACGGCAGTCATGCCGGACGGGACGATTGACAAGGATGCGGTGAGGCGACTCCTCATCCGCCGCCACCGGCACAGTGATGAGGTAGCCACAGTGGTGGGGGAGAAGTGGGCCGTCCGGAAAGACCCGCTGAATATCCCGGTGGAAGCATCGAAAGAAGAGAATGCCGTCGCTGCGGAACTTGAAGCTACCTGGATCCACCCGGATGACGGCCAGATCCCAGCGCAGGACCGGCTCTTCCCGTGGACCCTGGTCAAAGCGTTCCTGTCTTCGCCTGCCGCGCTCGAGGAGACGATCTCAAACCGCCTGAAACGCATTCCCACCAGCGAGAAAGTACAGCGGGAGGCGCTCGAGCGACTCCACGAGCTCAACTCCAAGGTCACCCGCCAGAACTCCAACAAGTATGCGGCGCTGATCAATTACCTCACTGAGATCGGCGTGGGCAAGAAGTCCGACACCCGCGCCGTCATTTTTTCCGAGCGCGTCGCCACACTCACCTGGCTCCAGGAGAATCTGACCAAAGACCTCAAGATGCCCAAAGACTCCATCGCAGTCATGCACGGTGGTCTCTCGGACGAGGAGCAGATGAGGCTTGTCGACGAATTCAAGCGCGAGGACTCCAAACTGCGCATCCTGGTCACCGGCGATGTCGCCTCTGAGGGTGTCAACTTGCACACGCTGTGCCACCACTTGGTCCACTACGACATCCCGTGGTCGCTCATTCGTATCCAACAACGCAATGGCCGCATTGACCGCTACGGGCAGACCGAGTCACCTCAGATCACGGCGCTTCTCCTTGACACAGCGCAGGGCGGTTACGTCGGTGAGCTCCACGTGCTGCAAAAGCTCATCGAGCGCGAGCACCAGGCCCACGAGATCCTCGGCGATGTCGGCTCACTCATCGGCCAGCACTCGGTCAAGGGCGAGGAGGATGAGATCCGCAAGATCATTCAGAACCAAGCCGGTTTCGATGAGGTGGTGAAGGCCCCAGAACAGATCGCTGAGGAAACGGCGGAGTCTGAAGAAGACCTCCTTGATCAGTGGATGGCCGGATTCGGTCTTGAACTCGATGAAGACGGAAACTTTGATCCTGCGGCCTCGAACAATGCATTCATCGACACCGCGTCCGCATCCGCGGGCGGGATCCGCGGCAGCCTCTACACTTCTGAGGTCGCCTACTTGGAAGACGCTCTGAGCGAGGCTTTCCGTGGCGCACCGGAAAAGGACCTTGCCGCCAACGGCGTGGGGTATGTGCGCCACCAGAACCAGGTCGCGGAGCTCACCCCGCCGGAAGATCTCCGCCGCCGCCTCGAAGTTCTGCCGCAGGACTATTTGGCCGACCGCAAAGTGCGGGAGTGCTTCCAGCTGGCCACGAACATCGACGTGGGCAACGAGGTCATGCGTCGTGCTCGCACAGGGCAGGACGGATCCACCTGGCCGAAGGCCCACTTCCTGGGCCCGTTGCACCCGGTGACCGATTGGGCCACCGACCGCGCGCTCGCCTCGCTGTCCGCTGGCCAGATCACTGCCATTTCCGGCGACGTCCCCGCACCGACGGTGCTGCTCATGGCGACATTGACCAATAAGCGCGGTCAGGTCGTCTCCCGCGCCTTCGTGGCAATGATGGACGGCATGATCCCGCAGGATGTGCCGGATCCGATCACATGGCTCCGCGGAGTTGGACTGACCGAACGAGCGATCAACCCAGGCACGCTCACTCTGCCTGATAATGCCCAAGAACTAATTGCTCAGTCAGTGCAGGTAGCCAGCGGTCAGCTGCAACCGATGATGTCCGCCGCTCGCGCACATGCGCACGACCGCATCGGGTACTGGGTGCAGCGTGCAGAGAACTGGGACCAGGCGAAAGAAGACGTGACTAAGACCGCCAAGGTCGGCCGCTCGGCATCGCTTATCAGCGAAGAGAAGTCGCTCATCTCCTCACTCGAACCCGACCGCGAACTGATCCGCCCACTCGTACTCATCCTGCCCGCCGACACCAACGCCGAGCCACACGCAGACACCAACTAG
- a CDS encoding exonuclease domain-containing protein, producing MSTRNGYAVIDLETTGFGGADRIIEVGIALLSPDLELEGTWETLVQPNRDVSNSHVHKLTPTDLRDAPTWEEIAPLVAQLLNGRIGVAHNASFEQRFLTKEFQRVNIATNAANARWVDTRVLASEHLGRGKLSEALAIAGLTNDLPHAALPDAMATAELLRELHTTWGAHFTGMPLSFMVEPGSTKQPRLVSRAQAQQGEQWLSRIAQSLPTSGSTGGSSYQELLRKALSDRRLTSEEISQLALTAESEGLTSEDINEIHEDFLRQVAIEAWMDGVITDAEKSDLIDLAEQLNVRPTTARELLASPQTGSPENWIQLKPGDRIALTGSMDLPRETWEARAAAYGLQTGGVSKKTVLVVAANPDSRSGKARRANELGIPIISEKHFASLLAEWEMTNDSDSSNRDISNEEGVSHLEPRSVRFSWVSTILPNSSDFDLQNNEIASLWINHFPTSQLQEISPVLTGNVIIDLSGSSASKAGAIWADRFDPMLTATVEDLRDLPGVGVKRLERMVEAVILAAIDAESQESATMDDYMSEFGDPYGAEPIENESTIPAEEIDILRGWLALSGIHEVPQALKAVLPNVDARFDEREPLDALFARCADELSTACGDDERKHRIVTSRYMGNATLDELGQVFGVSRERIRQLESELKKDFDAPSTLSTWVASELAAQFLPIARREQVLRDFPELTATAEPFHGTYEQFFLMWKLWTIDEEWLLAPDFETTARDVIAECANETNVTRLEDVANALGVCEQPFSEWLQKLSGVLLLPDGKHLIVASNHQDRAVGVLSMRGEPLGVEDIIDALGIEVNPRSLANQLAVDDRIVRAGNNLYALAAWNREEFSSINSWITNRIKASENGSVSLEDLIADAPNFNVSENSVRAYAAGSDFDLVDGMVSLSTGTDEVVQEDPQDYRDLYWHDGAWEMLLTVSFDHLRGSGFQVPRGVAGIYQVPVGGEVSVASRLGDQFVRVNKLKQSSTSTIRRFLLELNAEEGDRIWLRYSPNQFDVRPAPAAVFEEFSLDDAETVDLPHLLDYMGLSPDLAADPTAALHAINSALALEPDAARRRTVAVFRHRGQDQFAEVVRAL from the coding sequence ATGAGCACGCGCAACGGATACGCAGTCATTGATCTGGAGACCACTGGTTTTGGTGGAGCGGATCGAATCATTGAGGTAGGTATTGCACTTCTGTCTCCCGATCTCGAGTTGGAAGGGACGTGGGAAACTCTCGTGCAGCCGAACCGAGATGTTTCCAATAGTCATGTCCATAAACTGACCCCGACTGATCTCCGAGATGCACCGACATGGGAAGAGATTGCTCCACTTGTTGCGCAGCTCTTAAACGGACGAATTGGAGTCGCTCACAACGCATCGTTCGAGCAGCGGTTCCTCACAAAGGAATTCCAACGTGTCAATATCGCTACCAACGCTGCCAATGCGAGATGGGTAGATACGCGGGTTCTGGCATCAGAGCATCTCGGCCGCGGGAAACTGTCCGAGGCACTAGCGATTGCAGGCCTGACGAACGATCTTCCGCATGCGGCGTTACCTGATGCGATGGCTACAGCCGAGCTATTGCGGGAGCTCCACACGACATGGGGGGCGCATTTCACGGGTATGCCGCTCAGTTTCATGGTTGAGCCAGGAAGCACGAAACAACCGCGTTTAGTTAGCCGCGCTCAAGCCCAACAAGGCGAACAGTGGCTATCCCGCATCGCCCAATCATTACCTACCAGTGGTTCTACTGGGGGCTCTTCCTACCAGGAATTGCTGCGCAAGGCGCTTTCGGATCGGCGACTCACCTCCGAGGAAATTAGTCAACTGGCCCTAACGGCGGAGTCTGAAGGGCTAACCAGCGAGGACATCAATGAGATCCACGAGGATTTTCTACGCCAGGTAGCTATCGAAGCATGGATGGACGGTGTCATTACCGATGCTGAAAAGTCGGATCTCATCGACTTGGCCGAACAACTAAATGTTCGTCCGACCACTGCGCGCGAGCTGCTTGCCTCCCCTCAGACTGGATCGCCGGAGAATTGGATCCAGCTCAAGCCAGGCGACCGAATTGCACTTACCGGTTCGATGGATCTACCTCGTGAGACGTGGGAAGCACGCGCTGCCGCTTACGGACTGCAAACAGGTGGTGTGAGTAAGAAAACTGTCCTCGTTGTTGCCGCTAATCCAGACTCCAGAAGCGGAAAAGCTCGCCGAGCCAACGAGCTAGGCATTCCAATCATTAGTGAAAAACATTTTGCCTCGCTGTTAGCCGAATGGGAGATGACGAATGACTCTGACTCCTCCAATCGCGACATAAGCAACGAAGAAGGTGTTTCGCATCTCGAACCGCGATCAGTCCGATTCAGTTGGGTGTCGACGATTCTGCCTAATTCTTCCGACTTCGATCTCCAGAACAACGAGATCGCATCACTGTGGATCAACCACTTCCCCACCTCACAATTGCAAGAGATCTCACCCGTGCTCACCGGAAATGTGATCATTGATCTCTCTGGGTCTAGTGCGAGTAAAGCCGGAGCAATCTGGGCCGACCGATTCGATCCAATGCTCACCGCTACCGTTGAGGATCTCCGTGACCTTCCCGGCGTCGGTGTGAAGCGACTTGAGCGCATGGTCGAAGCAGTGATTCTTGCTGCCATAGATGCAGAATCACAGGAATCGGCCACCATGGACGACTACATGAGTGAATTCGGTGACCCCTACGGAGCTGAGCCGATCGAAAATGAATCGACCATTCCCGCTGAAGAAATCGACATCTTGAGAGGATGGCTCGCGCTTAGTGGCATCCACGAGGTGCCGCAAGCACTCAAAGCAGTGTTGCCGAACGTCGATGCACGCTTCGATGAACGCGAACCTCTGGACGCTTTGTTTGCACGATGCGCCGATGAACTCTCGACCGCCTGCGGAGACGATGAACGTAAACATCGAATCGTTACGTCACGCTATATGGGCAACGCAACTTTAGATGAACTTGGGCAGGTTTTCGGTGTTAGTCGGGAGCGCATCCGCCAGCTTGAGTCAGAACTAAAGAAGGATTTCGATGCGCCGTCAACGCTTAGCACCTGGGTTGCAAGTGAATTGGCAGCTCAGTTTCTGCCCATTGCCCGCCGTGAACAAGTCCTCCGAGATTTCCCCGAACTGACCGCAACAGCAGAGCCGTTCCACGGCACGTATGAGCAGTTCTTCCTCATGTGGAAACTCTGGACGATCGATGAGGAATGGTTGCTGGCGCCAGATTTTGAAACCACAGCTCGTGACGTGATTGCTGAATGCGCGAACGAAACCAATGTCACGAGGCTCGAAGACGTCGCGAATGCTCTCGGCGTATGTGAACAACCGTTCTCTGAATGGCTCCAGAAACTCTCCGGTGTATTGCTGCTGCCTGACGGTAAGCATCTGATCGTCGCTTCTAACCATCAGGACCGCGCGGTAGGCGTGCTCTCCATGAGGGGAGAGCCGCTGGGGGTGGAAGACATCATCGATGCGCTGGGAATTGAGGTGAACCCGCGATCCCTCGCCAATCAATTGGCCGTTGATGACCGCATCGTCCGGGCAGGGAACAACTTGTATGCCTTAGCCGCGTGGAACCGCGAAGAGTTTTCTTCTATCAATTCCTGGATCACAAACCGCATCAAGGCTTCCGAGAATGGCAGCGTCTCCCTGGAGGATTTGATCGCTGACGCCCCGAATTTCAATGTAAGTGAGAACTCTGTACGCGCTTACGCCGCAGGAAGTGACTTTGATCTGGTCGATGGCATGGTGTCACTCTCCACCGGCACTGACGAGGTCGTCCAGGAGGATCCACAAGACTACCGTGACCTCTACTGGCATGACGGCGCTTGGGAGATGCTTCTCACCGTCAGCTTCGATCATCTCCGTGGTTCGGGGTTCCAAGTTCCACGCGGAGTGGCCGGAATTTACCAAGTGCCCGTTGGTGGCGAAGTAAGCGTTGCTAGCCGTCTCGGCGACCAGTTCGTCCGAGTGAACAAACTCAAGCAGTCATCGACATCGACTATCCGCCGCTTCCTTCTCGAGCTAAATGCTGAAGAAGGAGATCGCATTTGGCTGCGGTATTCCCCGAACCAATTCGACGTTCGCCCGGCACCCGCTGCAGTTTTCGAGGAGTTTTCTCTCGATGACGCAGAGACGGTTGATCTGCCCCACTTGCTGGACTACATGGGTTTGTCACCCGATCTGGCAGCTGATCCCACCGCTGCGCTGCATGCGATCAACTCGGCTCTCGCACTCGAACCGGATGCCGCGCGGCGCCGAACCGTTGCGGTATTCCGTCACCGCGGCCAGGATCAGTTCGCGGAAGTCGTACGCGCGCTGTAA
- a CDS encoding DUF2200 family protein encodes MDEQAKLERVFGYRFGDIYGNYVAKVERKGHTVDELDDVLGWFTGLSPDELHAAAESDRNLRDFFGDVTLNAHADLITGKVCGVRVEDVDDELMRKIRRMDLLVDELARGKKITSIKRG; translated from the coding sequence ATGGACGAGCAGGCAAAGCTGGAGCGGGTGTTCGGCTACCGCTTCGGGGATATCTACGGCAACTACGTGGCCAAGGTGGAGCGCAAAGGTCACACAGTTGACGAGCTTGACGACGTGCTCGGGTGGTTCACCGGGCTGAGCCCCGACGAGCTTCACGCCGCTGCTGAGTCCGACCGGAACCTGCGCGATTTCTTCGGTGACGTAACGCTGAACGCGCACGCGGACCTCATTACCGGCAAGGTGTGCGGCGTGCGTGTGGAGGACGTCGACGACGAGCTCATGCGGAAAATTCGCCGAATGGATCTGCTTGTCGACGAGCTCGCCCGCGGTAAGAAGATCACCAGCATCAAGCGGGGCTGA